CTATACGCCTCCCGGATCGATCAACTATGCTTGGGATGACCGGGCTACCGCTTTCCAGCTGGGAAAGGTGAGCATGGCCTCTACTTGGACGGTGCGCACACCTATGTACGCCGATCCGGCTATCTCCACCGTGATCGATAATTTTGGAACCACCGTTTTCCCAGCACTTGAAGGAATCACCACCTCACCGCCGGTAGGCGGATGGGTGATGGGTATCGCTCATGACAGCCCTAGTAAAGATTTGGCCTGGGAATACATCAAATGGTTCTGTAGCCCAGAGATTCACAAAAAATTCTGCGCGGCGGGTGGTCCTCCCAGCCGGTTGTCTGCAGTTAACGATCCCGCCCTG
The Atribacteraceae bacterium genome window above contains:
- a CDS encoding extracellular solute-binding protein, which translates into the protein YTPPGSINYAWDDRATAFQLGKVSMASTWTVRTPMYADPAISTVIDNFGTTVFPALEGITTSPPVGGWVMGIAHDSPSKDLAWEYIKWFCSPEIHKKFCAAGGPPSRLSAVNDPALIEANPWYHTIMETAPLTFVDCRPRVPESFEIIDVVGLKISEALLGEISSEEAMQGVQDYATILMKRGGYLE